From a region of the Terriglobales bacterium genome:
- a CDS encoding capsule assembly Wzi family protein: MRGVILVLVLGVLFGIPMQAQKFEESRNPAYMASPWVPLDSWVYPALEKLTALGYVQTSFLSLRPWTRMECARQIEEVDELLETSRSQDDDVKRILADLRNEFAPEIARLNGERNVEASVESAYTRFTGIAGPALSDDFHFGRTVVNDYGRPNRRGANEIVGLSAFANAGPLAVYGRAEYQHAPGAPAYSSTVVEAISKSDFRLYEPPSAIDPYNRVRLVEGYAALAFSDYQLSFGRQSLWWGPEKGGPLLFSNNAEPITMLRLSRVKPQKLPFFLSWLGPVRGEFFIGQLGGHQFLHTQTADYPQTPGVTFSPQPFIHGQKLSFHPTPNFEFSISRTTIFGGPGFPFTISRFLDSLFSRGNSFGSSDPGDRRSGVDFTFRIPKASGLTLYLDAFAEDEISPIAYPDRSAILAGLYLPRVPGTTKWDFRLEGGYTDLHGFLHFPGFFYANVRYLEGYTNRGYLLGSWIGRQGIGMQAWTNYWLSPRNSVQFMWRHNQVDRQFLSGGNQQDFAVSATWTVRQNIDISPKLQIERWNFPLLSAGPERNVSGSVQFTYRPKRGAK; the protein is encoded by the coding sequence ATGCGAGGAGTGATTTTGGTGCTCGTCCTTGGCGTCTTGTTCGGCATTCCGATGCAGGCTCAAAAATTCGAGGAATCTCGAAATCCTGCATACATGGCTTCGCCATGGGTGCCGCTCGACAGCTGGGTCTACCCAGCCTTGGAGAAGTTGACAGCCCTGGGATACGTGCAAACTTCGTTTTTGAGTCTGCGGCCATGGACGCGTATGGAATGTGCCCGGCAGATTGAGGAGGTCGATGAACTTCTGGAAACGTCACGGTCCCAAGATGATGACGTGAAACGAATTTTGGCGGATCTTCGCAACGAGTTCGCACCGGAGATTGCACGTTTGAACGGCGAGCGAAATGTGGAAGCCTCTGTCGAGAGTGCCTACACCCGTTTTACAGGGATCGCGGGTCCTGCGTTATCCGACGATTTCCATTTCGGCCGCACAGTTGTGAATGATTACGGACGACCGAACCGCAGGGGTGCGAACGAAATTGTTGGCCTGTCGGCCTTCGCGAATGCTGGACCGCTTGCGGTTTACGGACGTGCAGAGTACCAGCACGCGCCAGGTGCTCCAGCCTATTCGTCCACGGTCGTGGAGGCGATTAGCAAATCCGATTTCCGGCTATACGAGCCGCCGAGTGCAATCGATCCTTATAACCGAGTCCGACTAGTCGAGGGCTACGCAGCATTGGCCTTCTCGGATTATCAACTTTCGTTCGGCAGGCAGAGTCTATGGTGGGGACCAGAGAAGGGTGGACCACTCCTATTCAGCAACAATGCCGAACCCATCACAATGCTTCGCCTTAGCCGGGTTAAGCCTCAAAAACTACCGTTCTTCTTGTCATGGCTGGGGCCGGTCCGCGGTGAGTTTTTCATTGGGCAGTTAGGTGGACATCAGTTCCTTCACACCCAAACAGCAGATTATCCTCAAACGCCGGGAGTGACATTCTCGCCACAACCCTTCATCCACGGTCAGAAGCTGTCTTTTCATCCAACCCCGAACTTCGAGTTCAGCATCTCTCGGACAACCATTTTCGGCGGCCCTGGATTCCCATTCACCATCTCGCGGTTTCTGGACAGTCTGTTTTCGAGAGGCAATTCGTTTGGGTCGTCCGATCCCGGAGACCGGCGTTCAGGGGTTGATTTTACGTTTCGCATACCGAAGGCCAGTGGGCTCACTTTGTACCTGGACGCTTTCGCCGAGGACGAAATTTCGCCGATTGCTTATCCGGATCGTTCAGCAATTCTCGCGGGACTGTACCTTCCACGTGTGCCTGGTACAACCAAGTGGGATTTTCGTCTGGAAGGCGGGTACACGGACCTTCACGGTTTCCTCCATTTCCCGGGCTTCTTCTACGCCAATGTTCGCTACTTGGAGGGTTATACGAACCGAGGTTATCTCCTCGGAAGCTGGATCGGGCGACAAGGAATAGGAATGCAGGCCTGGACTAACTATTGGTTGTCGCCCAGGAACTCTGTTCAGTTTATGTGGAGACATAACCAGGTGGATCGCCAATTCCTGTCGGGAGGAAATCAGCAAGATTTTGCCGTCAGTGCCACATGGACCGTTCGGCAAAACATCGACATTTCACCCAAGTTGCAGATCGAGCGATGGAACTTTCCGTTGCTTTCAGCTGGACCTGAAAGGAACGTCTCGGGTTCCGTTCAATTCACTTATCGCCCGAAACGAGGAGCGAAGTGA
- a CDS encoding SLBB domain-containing protein, which yields MLIFVLTGRLESFAQGTQGTSSADTSLSPDAQPSTSADEVISALQQDPELRSELRRTVAEALRARGTNISEDQITDSLLYAQIQNDPTARARAADFVRNRGKLSDEQPEVSNDGKTPKKELNKAATPRPMETRRPRYEAPPEPVLKPDKSLPYTDIPSLSDLYKQLPRTDQPLERFGQRFFRDEAPPVSPADVPVGPDYVLGPGDTVQIILTGSINQTLQRVVDRTGRVMLPEVEPELISGKTVEQARAQIERSLDRVYNRIKVNLSVTRLRTVRVYVVGDVSNPGAYDLSSLATPLNAVEAAGGPTRIGSLRTVRHIRGHDLVSEIDLYDLMLKGVTGDFASMRSGDSIQVPPAGTQVAVTGAVKRPAIYELKGERSLQDVLNLAGGVLPSGRLNEIQVERIEAHERRTTVKLQADDKTQNLSAALSSFEMKDGDRVTVFSIAPSADATVYLEGHVLNPGRRPFSQGMDVRSLIQSYRELLPEPSEKAEIVRLAPPDLRPVVIQFNLPDALTGKKTVQLSEFDTVRIYGRYEQDAPKVSIYGEVVKPGSYPLGRGMTVTQLLTMAGGFKRGALTDFADLASYAVGGNGTVQIEQKTVDLSQALQDHQADVPLKAGDVLTIRQITGWTDIGASVVVSGEVARPGTYGIVEGEKLSSLLKRVGGLRPTAYPSGALFQREQVRELDKQSRETLIKRVEAAQPPVGGANAGEASALMAAFVAQRQQILSRLKAEPPSGRMVIRISSDISKWENTPADIELRAGDTLFIPKRPGFVLVHGQVNNPNAMTYVPSKNAGWYLRRAGGATDSGNKGKAFIIRADGSVVGEGSGTGWFRTNVLSTTLYPGDTVVIPEKTIGSSMAWRSLLTAAQLAANLAITARVVTSF from the coding sequence TTGCTCATATTTGTTCTGACCGGGCGACTGGAATCCTTCGCGCAGGGAACTCAGGGCACAAGCAGCGCGGATACGTCGCTTTCTCCGGATGCTCAGCCTTCGACGAGTGCCGATGAGGTCATTTCTGCCTTACAACAGGATCCTGAGTTACGATCCGAGCTTCGCCGGACCGTAGCGGAAGCGCTTCGTGCACGTGGCACGAATATCAGCGAAGACCAGATCACGGACTCATTGCTGTATGCGCAAATCCAGAACGACCCAACTGCCCGTGCTCGTGCTGCCGATTTCGTGCGAAATAGGGGCAAACTCTCTGACGAACAGCCAGAGGTTTCCAACGATGGGAAGACACCGAAGAAGGAGCTGAACAAAGCGGCAACTCCCCGACCGATGGAAACGCGGCGCCCACGTTACGAAGCTCCTCCCGAGCCCGTCCTCAAGCCGGATAAAAGCCTTCCATACACCGATATACCTTCGCTTTCTGATCTTTATAAACAGCTGCCACGAACGGACCAGCCTCTTGAGCGGTTCGGACAACGGTTCTTCCGGGACGAGGCGCCGCCTGTCTCGCCGGCCGACGTGCCGGTTGGTCCCGACTATGTCCTTGGACCGGGCGATACGGTGCAGATCATTCTTACCGGCAGCATCAATCAAACTCTTCAGCGCGTGGTTGACCGCACAGGTCGCGTCATGCTGCCCGAGGTTGAACCGGAGCTGATTTCGGGCAAGACAGTGGAGCAGGCGCGCGCTCAGATTGAACGCTCCCTTGATCGCGTTTACAACCGCATAAAGGTCAATCTGTCAGTAACACGTCTGCGAACAGTGCGGGTGTATGTAGTCGGCGATGTGAGCAATCCTGGCGCTTATGACCTCAGTTCGCTGGCGACCCCACTCAACGCAGTAGAAGCCGCTGGTGGCCCGACTCGAATCGGTTCGCTTAGGACGGTTCGCCACATTCGCGGCCATGATTTGGTAAGCGAAATTGACCTGTACGACCTGATGCTCAAGGGCGTTACTGGCGACTTTGCTTCGATGCGCTCGGGGGATTCCATTCAAGTGCCGCCTGCCGGAACGCAGGTGGCCGTGACTGGAGCAGTAAAGCGGCCGGCTATCTATGAATTAAAGGGCGAGCGTTCTCTCCAGGATGTACTCAATCTCGCTGGCGGAGTATTGCCGAGCGGTCGATTGAACGAGATCCAGGTTGAGCGGATTGAAGCACACGAACGACGCACGACCGTGAAGCTTCAGGCGGACGACAAAACCCAGAATCTCTCTGCGGCCCTTTCATCTTTCGAAATGAAAGACGGCGACAGGGTGACGGTATTCTCCATCGCTCCGTCGGCAGACGCGACGGTTTACCTGGAAGGACATGTACTGAACCCGGGCAGGCGGCCATTTAGTCAGGGAATGGACGTGCGTTCGCTGATTCAGTCATATCGAGAGTTGCTCCCGGAGCCCTCAGAAAAAGCCGAGATCGTTCGGTTGGCGCCTCCAGATCTCCGGCCCGTGGTGATTCAGTTCAATTTGCCGGATGCATTGACAGGAAAAAAAACAGTCCAGCTTTCGGAATTCGATACGGTCCGCATTTACGGGCGCTACGAACAGGACGCTCCGAAGGTTTCGATTTATGGCGAAGTGGTAAAGCCGGGGTCATACCCGCTTGGCCGGGGGATGACCGTTACGCAGTTGTTGACCATGGCAGGCGGCTTCAAACGCGGTGCGTTAACCGATTTCGCCGACTTGGCCAGCTACGCCGTTGGTGGGAACGGCACTGTGCAGATAGAGCAAAAGACCGTCGACCTGAGTCAGGCACTGCAAGACCATCAGGCAGACGTTCCCCTCAAGGCGGGAGATGTTCTGACCATTCGACAGATAACTGGCTGGACCGATATTGGTGCCTCCGTGGTTGTTTCCGGTGAAGTCGCCAGGCCGGGAACCTACGGCATTGTCGAGGGTGAGAAGCTAAGCTCGCTTCTAAAACGCGTTGGGGGACTTCGCCCAACCGCATATCCATCGGGTGCACTTTTTCAACGAGAGCAGGTCCGTGAGCTTGACAAGCAATCCCGGGAAACGCTGATCAAGCGCGTAGAGGCCGCGCAGCCGCCCGTCGGAGGCGCAAACGCCGGCGAAGCCAGTGCGCTGATGGCCGCGTTTGTGGCGCAAAGGCAACAGATCCTCAGTCGATTGAAAGCCGAACCACCAAGTGGGCGCATGGTGATTCGTATCTCAAGCGACATCAGCAAGTGGGAGAACACTCCCGCGGATATCGAGTTACGCGCAGGAGACACGCTCTTCATTCCCAAGCGCCCTGGTTTTGTTCTTGTTCATGGCCAGGTAAACAATCCCAACGCCATGACTTACGTGCCAAGCAAAAACGCGGGCTGGTATCTGCGCCGCGCCGGAGGAGCAACCGATTCTGGCAACAAAGGCAAAGCTTTCATCATTCGTGCAGACGGTTCTGTCGTCGGCGAGGGCAGCGGTACGGGATGGTTTCGCACGAACGTGCTATCAACCACGCTCTATCCCGGCGACACGGTGGTAATTCCTGAGAAGACGATTGGGAGTTCGATGGCCTGGCGAAGTCTTCTTACGGCAGCTCAACTTGCGGCCAATCTCGCTATCACTGCACGGGTAGTAACGAGTTTCTAG
- a CDS encoding GNVR domain-containing protein translates to MDRFSSDYEDVPIPADMDFRSNDGRKKQRGDRIWEKLWVLWRHRRFLGRLAVVLVVITAAIAFLIPAQYESAVRIMPPEDNHSTLALGTAMLSKAGLPSGLGALAGALGRNDKGALWENLLGSRTVQDHLIDKFDLQRVYWRKYRQDTRKKLGARTDVDEDRKSGVITIKVADTSRERAQQMAQAYVQELDKLLSQVSTSAARREREFIEGRLAKVKEDLNTTSKQFSQFAAENMVPEPREQTRAMVNSAAELQAQLMLAQSELEALRQTYKPDNIRVRTVQARINSLRDDLRKLGGSADADEKSTVAELYPPLRRLPGLSVNWADYYRRVRVQETLFELLTQQYELASIDEAKAIPSVRVIDPASWPEKKSWPPRLLIILAGTLLGMAAASYYLLAREKWASVDGSDKCKLLVIDVANTVASRARAWRHWRKAG, encoded by the coding sequence ATGGATCGGTTCAGCAGTGATTACGAAGATGTGCCGATTCCAGCAGATATGGATTTTCGGTCGAATGATGGCCGCAAAAAACAGCGGGGTGACCGCATCTGGGAAAAGCTTTGGGTTCTTTGGCGTCACCGGCGTTTTCTTGGTCGACTTGCAGTCGTGCTGGTTGTCATCACGGCCGCTATCGCGTTCCTAATTCCTGCGCAATACGAATCCGCCGTCAGGATCATGCCGCCCGAGGACAATCACAGCACCCTTGCCTTAGGAACGGCGATGCTTTCCAAAGCTGGACTTCCATCCGGTCTGGGAGCGCTCGCCGGAGCGCTCGGCAGAAATGACAAGGGGGCGCTTTGGGAGAATCTGCTAGGCAGTCGAACCGTTCAAGACCATCTCATCGATAAGTTCGATCTGCAGCGAGTGTATTGGAGGAAGTATCGCCAGGACACGCGCAAGAAACTGGGTGCCCGCACGGATGTCGACGAAGATCGAAAGAGTGGCGTCATCACCATCAAGGTCGCGGACACATCGCGCGAACGCGCCCAGCAAATGGCTCAGGCCTACGTCCAGGAACTCGACAAGCTCTTATCTCAAGTAAGCACGTCCGCAGCGCGTAGAGAACGAGAGTTCATTGAAGGTCGTCTAGCCAAGGTAAAAGAAGACCTAAACACTACGTCGAAGCAATTCAGCCAGTTTGCCGCGGAGAACATGGTCCCTGAACCGCGGGAGCAGACTCGTGCAATGGTGAATTCCGCCGCTGAGTTGCAGGCGCAACTCATGCTTGCGCAGTCGGAGCTTGAGGCGCTTCGACAAACCTATAAGCCCGATAACATTCGTGTCCGCACCGTGCAGGCGCGGATCAATTCGCTTCGGGATGATCTTAGAAAGCTTGGTGGTTCTGCTGATGCGGATGAGAAAAGCACGGTCGCTGAACTGTATCCACCCCTAAGAAGGCTGCCGGGGCTAAGCGTCAATTGGGCTGACTATTACCGGCGAGTTCGCGTTCAGGAGACACTTTTTGAACTTCTGACACAGCAATACGAACTCGCAAGCATTGACGAAGCAAAAGCTATTCCCAGTGTGCGGGTGATCGATCCTGCGAGTTGGCCGGAGAAAAAATCCTGGCCTCCGCGGCTGCTGATCATCCTTGCAGGAACACTGCTGGGCATGGCGGCTGCATCGTATTACCT
- a CDS encoding ShlB/FhaC/HecB family hemolysin secretion/activation protein: protein MKAKRVLSIIIVQVVLFCVSLYSQVPLGVEPGAVQHGSRQVLDHYESTSKISVPFTLTSPISGNTNLNASAVAPASTTVEMVLLNRVVTDASDILNSDDIRGVTSKYEGRQVSISELNGMVADLNDLYSKKGFTMARAVLPPQSVQDGVVRVRLVEGRIGEVFVQTGTHTHNSYVLNRIPLKTGELIDVNELQRTLAYFNATNDLKLHAELQPGRAFGTANVVLQGEGPEDAEVTFFFDNAGRDTIGNYRGGTMVRFNSLFGNRDPLLVGFLGANGTLSGFGSYSVPLGLHGLRIGGGFDYNTIEINSGPLESVGIVGHAFDATLRLTSPLVAHSTTTLNGFATAHLKKSLLQSEGYPLTHTRVRSIEVGADFQKFDNHGLWYFSNMINTGFHDLGGSNTFLRYNGTVARVFTFRNNMRTILRASGQANALDPLPPIEQFQIGGVATVRGYPEGRLIGNNGMNLTGEFNIPMRVGEKDLLGTYLSKRLTLALFVDHGKVFDEGFSDSIYDHMTSLTSAGFGVSFNLPMRLTGRVDVGFPLQNRNGISSVGVNFYLQTTYPFSRMWNRNK from the coding sequence ATGAAAGCGAAGCGCGTGCTGTCCATCATCATCGTTCAGGTGGTCCTATTTTGTGTGTCGCTGTACTCACAAGTACCTTTGGGAGTCGAGCCCGGCGCCGTGCAACACGGCTCCAGGCAGGTACTCGACCACTATGAATCCACAAGCAAGATCTCCGTCCCCTTCACGCTGACAAGCCCTATCAGCGGCAACACGAATCTCAACGCGAGCGCTGTGGCTCCGGCGAGCACTACGGTTGAGATGGTGCTGCTGAATCGCGTGGTCACAGACGCATCCGACATATTGAATTCTGACGACATTCGCGGCGTGACCTCAAAGTATGAGGGCCGGCAGGTATCCATTTCCGAACTCAACGGAATGGTTGCCGACCTGAATGACCTTTACTCGAAGAAGGGATTCACGATGGCGAGAGCGGTCTTGCCACCCCAGTCTGTGCAGGACGGTGTGGTCAGGGTTCGCCTGGTGGAAGGGCGTATCGGCGAAGTCTTCGTCCAAACCGGCACGCATACCCACAACTCCTACGTATTGAACCGTATTCCGCTCAAGACTGGCGAACTGATCGACGTGAATGAACTTCAACGCACGCTGGCGTACTTCAACGCCACAAACGACTTGAAGTTGCATGCGGAGCTTCAACCGGGGCGCGCGTTCGGAACCGCGAATGTCGTTTTGCAGGGCGAAGGGCCGGAAGACGCCGAAGTCACGTTCTTTTTCGACAACGCCGGACGCGACACCATCGGGAATTACAGAGGCGGAACGATGGTGCGCTTCAACAGCCTATTTGGAAACCGTGATCCCCTTTTGGTTGGATTCCTGGGAGCAAACGGTACGCTGTCCGGTTTCGGTAGCTATAGCGTCCCCTTGGGCTTGCACGGATTAAGGATCGGCGGCGGATTCGATTACAACACAATCGAGATAAATTCCGGACCTCTCGAAAGCGTTGGAATCGTAGGCCATGCATTTGATGCGACATTGCGGCTTACCAGTCCGTTGGTCGCACACAGCACCACAACATTGAATGGATTCGCCACTGCCCATCTGAAGAAATCGCTCCTGCAAAGTGAGGGCTATCCTCTTACACACACGCGCGTGAGAAGTATCGAAGTTGGAGCGGACTTTCAGAAGTTCGACAATCATGGTCTCTGGTACTTCAGTAACATGATCAACACCGGATTCCACGATTTGGGCGGCAGCAATACCTTCCTTCGTTATAACGGCACGGTTGCACGGGTGTTCACGTTTAGAAACAACATGCGAACCATCCTCCGCGCCTCTGGACAGGCAAATGCACTGGACCCTCTGCCTCCTATCGAACAATTCCAAATTGGCGGCGTTGCAACGGTTCGGGGATATCCGGAAGGGAGGTTGATTGGTAATAACGGGATGAACCTCACAGGCGAATTCAACATCCCGATGCGTGTTGGCGAAAAGGACCTTTTAGGCACCTACTTATCGAAGCGACTGACGCTAGCTCTGTTTGTGGATCATGGGAAGGTATTCGACGAAGGGTTCAGCGACTCCATTTACGATCATATGACATCACTTACGAGTGCCGGGTTTGGGGTTTCCTTCAACCTGCCGATGCGGCTTACGGGAAGAGTCGATGTAGGTTTCCCGCTCCAAAACCGGAATGGCATCAGCAGTGTCGGAGTGAACTTCTACTTACAGACGACATACCCGTTCTCGAGGATGTGGAACCGCAATAAGTAG
- a CDS encoding tetratricopeptide repeat protein — MWLIALVIPFLLFAPSIARAQSACESAKSLCGLEKKANSGDPDAQYLLGLEFEKGEQVSRDCAEAFRWYEKSAHRGNPQAQNNLGVLYATGCGVEQNDALAFRWYLRSAVAGFAMAQNNVGYMYANGKGTAKSDEAAVHWYSQAARKNFAPAFANLALHYSTGRGAQQDETEAFRLEKLSAEQSYPPAEYTLGKMYLLGRGIAADLNAAHHWLQRAARHGVTEAQITLGELYELGKGVPPNRDQAIHWYKTAVQSGSEVARTNLARLQQRPTE; from the coding sequence ATGTGGCTTATTGCTTTAGTAATTCCGTTCTTGCTTTTTGCACCTTCCATAGCTCGCGCTCAGAGCGCATGTGAGTCAGCAAAATCCTTATGTGGTCTGGAAAAGAAGGCGAATTCCGGCGATCCTGATGCGCAATACTTGCTTGGATTGGAATTTGAAAAAGGTGAGCAGGTCTCGCGCGATTGCGCTGAGGCATTCCGCTGGTATGAGAAATCCGCGCACCGTGGCAACCCACAAGCGCAGAACAATCTCGGGGTTCTGTATGCCACTGGATGCGGTGTCGAACAAAACGATGCCCTGGCTTTTCGCTGGTACCTGCGGTCGGCAGTGGCTGGATTCGCCATGGCCCAGAACAACGTAGGTTACATGTATGCAAATGGCAAAGGCACCGCAAAGAGCGACGAGGCCGCCGTACACTGGTACAGTCAGGCAGCACGGAAGAACTTCGCTCCGGCATTTGCCAACCTCGCGCTCCATTACAGCACCGGTCGCGGTGCGCAACAGGACGAGACGGAAGCCTTCCGCCTTGAAAAACTATCGGCAGAGCAAAGCTATCCTCCCGCCGAATACACGCTCGGAAAGATGTACCTACTTGGTCGTGGAATTGCAGCCGATCTGAATGCAGCTCATCACTGGCTTCAGCGTGCCGCGAGACACGGCGTAACAGAGGCACAGATCACGCTTGGCGAATTATATGAACTGGGGAAAGGAGTTCCCCCTAATCGGGACCAGGCAATCCACTGGTACAAGACCGCAGTGCAAAGCGGGTCAGAAGTTGCCAGGACCAATCTTGCCCGTTTACAGCAGAGGCCGACTGAGTAA